A part of Streptomyces sp. NBC_01235 genomic DNA contains:
- a CDS encoding TetR/AcrR family transcriptional regulator — protein sequence MHIQNSHWSSASALASGGMVGAVGATVGNGRGDGARSAPLRVDAQRNLEHVLRAAREVFGELGYGAPMEDVARRARVGVGTVYRRFPSKDVLVRRIAEEETSRLTDQARAALGQEDEPWSALSRFLRTSVASGAGRLLPPQVLRVGVAEDGAEGAPVDETRVPQQRTQPVGGELRLVADDGTTAAVETAGAVALLEVVGRLVARAREAGELRADVSVSDVLLVIATAAPSLPDPAQQAAASARLLDILLEGLRSRSS from the coding sequence ATGCACATTCAGAACTCGCATTGGTCGTCCGCATCGGCACTCGCATCCGGCGGCATGGTCGGTGCGGTCGGTGCGACGGTGGGAAACGGACGCGGAGACGGCGCGCGGTCAGCGCCGCTGCGCGTGGACGCACAGCGCAATCTGGAGCACGTACTGAGGGCGGCACGCGAGGTCTTCGGCGAGCTGGGGTACGGCGCGCCGATGGAGGACGTGGCGCGGCGCGCGCGGGTCGGCGTCGGCACGGTGTACCGGCGGTTCCCGAGCAAGGACGTCCTGGTGCGGCGGATAGCCGAGGAGGAGACCTCCCGGCTGACCGACCAGGCGCGGGCGGCGCTCGGCCAGGAGGACGAACCGTGGTCGGCGCTGTCGCGCTTCCTGCGGACGTCCGTGGCGTCCGGCGCCGGGCGGCTGCTGCCGCCGCAGGTGCTGCGCGTCGGGGTCGCCGAGGACGGCGCCGAGGGTGCGCCGGTCGACGAGACGCGGGTGCCGCAGCAGCGGACCCAGCCGGTCGGCGGCGAGCTGCGGCTCGTCGCGGACGACGGCACGACCGCGGCCGTCGAGACCGCCGGGGCGGTGGCGCTGCTCGAGGTCGTGGGCCGGCTCGTGGCGCGGGCCCGGGAGGCGGGCGAACTGCGCGCCGACGTGTCGGTGTCGGACGTGCTGCTGGTCATCGCGACGGCGGCGCCCTCGTTGCCGGACCCGGCCCAGCAGGCGGCGGCCTCGGCGCGGCTGCTGGACATCCTGCTGGAGGGCCTGCGGTCGCGGTCCTCGTGA